One Solanum lycopersicum chromosome 4, SLM_r2.1 DNA window includes the following coding sequences:
- the LOC138348274 gene encoding uncharacterized protein, with protein MGSVSKKVVEGLLWYPPQHWYRAFFDTVCKNYSCDNNFTESFNKWILEARAKPIIKMLEDIRIKVMKRLKKLEEEGKKWTEEYSPYSVDLYHDFRMIAQGCQVVANGDLGYEAIEGIDRQVVNLARKKCTCRTWDLTGIPCPHTIKALEHDKIEPLNEMYWWYSKEAYLLVYQPKIQPVRGEKFWKVDLSQAMQPTHS; from the exons ATGGGTTCTGTGTCTAAAAAAGTAGTCGAAGGTCTTTTATGGTATCCACCACAACATTGGTACAGGGCCTTTTTTGACACTGTCTGCAAAAACTACTCCTGTGATAATAATTTTACTGAGTCTTTCAACAAATGGATTTTGGAAGCAAGGGCAAAACCAATAATCAAGATGCTGGAAGACATTAGAATTAAG GTTATGAAAAGGTTGAAAAAACTTGAAGAAGAGGGTAAGAAGTGGACGGAAGAGTATAGTCCATATTCTGTGGATCTGTATCATGATTTCAGAATGATTGCTCAAGGTTGTCAAGTTGTTGCTAATGGAGACTTAGGATATGAGGCGATTGAGGGTATAGATAGACAAGTTGTGAATCTTGCTAGAAAGAAGTGTACTTGTAGGACATGGGATTTGACAGGAATACCATGTCCTCATACTATTAAAGCATTAGAACATGATAAAATAGAGCCACTGAATGAGATGTATTGGTGGTATTCTAAAGAAGCTTACTTGCTTGTATACCAGCCTAAAATTCAACCTGTTAGAGGTGAGAAATTCTGGAAAGTTGATCTTTCTCAAGCTATGCAACCAACACATTCATAA
- the LOC101247607 gene encoding uncharacterized protein has translation MNPPVYFGSRTNKDSQKFVDEVHKILCALGVNEEEKAELAAYHLKDVAHGVEVDPKKIESLKNWLRPLTPTDIWSFLGLVNYYRRFVEGFSAIAAPLKTLLKKKAKFEWYETCEKISKTDSLQAQLFSHCRGVVKGKDNVVADALSLLSMGSVSHIDDEKKELVKEVHQLARLGVRLVDTPSAGVSVHSSSESSGVVDVKDKQHLDPVLIELKDLVLNSHGSSYHSSIGMRPFESLYGRRFRSTVGWFEVGEFSILGPEIIHEAMEKLRMIRDRLATAYNCQKSYADNR, from the exons ATGAATCCTCCAGTCTACTTCGGGTCTAGAACCAACAAGGATTCCCAGAAGTTTGTTGATGAAGTCCACAAGATTCTCTGTGCTTTGGGTGTTAATGAAGAggagaaggctgagttggctGCATACCatctcaaggatgtggctcat ggtgtagaggttgatccaaaAAAGATTGAGTCACTAAAGAACTGGCTGAGACCCCTCACTCCTACAGACATctggagtttcttgggtttggttAATTACTACCGCAGGTTTGTTGAGGGCTTTTCCGCTATTGCTGCTCcattgaaaactttattaaaGAAGAAGGCAAAGTTTGAGTGGTATGAAACTTGTGAAAAGATCTCAAAGACCGACTCACTTCAGGCCCAGTTGTTCTCACATTGTCGAGGAGTAGTGAAGG GTAAGGACAATGTAGTGGCCGATGCTTTGAGCCTATTGAGCATGGGCAGTGTgtctcatattgatgatgagaagaaggagctgGTTAAAGAGGTACACCAATTGGCTAGGTTAGGTGTACGACTGGTAGATACACCAAGTgcgggtgtttcagttcattccAGTTCTGAATCCTCAGGTGTTGTAGATGTTAAAGATAAGCAGCATCTCGACCCAGTACTCATAGAGTTGAAAGACTTAGTGTTGA ATTCTCATGGCTCCAG ctaccattccagcattggGATGAGACCTTTTGAATCACTATATGGAAGGAGATTTAGGTCCAcagttgggtggtttgaggtaggAGAGTTTTCAATCCTTGGCCCTGAGATCATACATGAGGCTATGGAAAAGTTGAGAATGATCAGGGATAGACTGGCTACTGCTTACAATTGTCAAAAATCCTATGCTGATAATAGGTAG